Within Synergistaceae bacterium, the genomic segment TCATTGCCCCTCAAGCGGCAGGTGACGTAGAAGCCATCTGCGCCCGTCTCTCCGCCGGAGGGGATCCTTGGCTTTGCCCCGACCTGGAATGGCGCGTTCATTTCACCTACACAAGCTGAATAGGAGACGCCCGTCAACCGAGCGCCCCCTGTCCTGAGAAGAGCTCTTTAGCTCTTTAAGGGCGAGAACTCCGCCTTGCAGACAGACTTGAACATATCAAGGGACATGCTGCCCAGGTCGCCTTTGACACGCTCGCGGACCGCGACCTGACGCGACTCCACTTCTTTGTCCCCGACCACGATCATGTAGGGTACTTTTTGCAGTTGAGCGTCTCGTATTCGCTTACCCAGTTTCTCGTCTCGACCGTCGATCTCCACCCGCAGACCCCAGCCTTTGAAGATCTCGGCCAGCTCTTGGACAAACTTTTCGTGGGATACGCAGTTCTCAGGGGAGGCGGACCCTGAGGTTTGGATGGGAATGAGCTTGACCTGCACTGGCGCGATCCAGAACGGGAATGCTCCTGCGTAGTGCTCGATCAGGATACCCAGGAACCGCTCGACGCTGCCCAAGACCGTCCGGTGCAGCATGACGGGACGGTGCTCTTTCCCATCCGCCCCCACGTAGGTCAGGTCGAAGCGCTCCGGCATTTGGAAATCGAGCTGGATGGTGCCGCACTGCCAGGTCCTGCCGATGCAGTCCTCCAGATGGAAGTCGATTTTTGGCCCGTAGAAGGCGCCATCGCCCTCGTTGACGCGATAGGGTATTTCGGAGGACTCCAGGGCCTCTCTCAGAGCATCCTCCGCCGCCTCCCATTGTGCGGCCTCCCCCATAGAATTTTCTGGGCGGGTGGAAAGCTCAACCCTGTAGTTGAAACCGAACACGTCCTTGTAAATGTAGTCGCACAGGGCCATGATTCCGATCACCCCTTGTTTGACCTGATCGGGCGTGCAGTACAGGTGAGCGTCGTCCTGGGTGAAACAACGCACGCGCATCAGTCCGTGCAAAGCACCGCTGCGCTCGTGGCGGTGCACAATGCCCAGCTCCGCCATCTTGAGGGGCAGGTCCCGGTAGCTATGGATCTGAGATTTGTAAACCAACATTCCGCCGGGGCAGTTCATCGGCTTTATGGCGAAGGGCTTTTCGTCGATCTCCGTGAAGTACATGTTTTCCTTGTAATGATCCCAGTGCCCAGATTGGAGCCAGAGGGAACGGTCTAGGATGAGAGGAGTGCGGATTTCATCGTAACCTCGTTTCGTGTGTTCGCGGCGCCAGAAGTCCAGCAAACAGTTGATGATGACCATTCCCTTGGGGTGGAAGAAGGGAAACCCCTGCCCTTCGTCGTGGAGGCTGAAGAGATCCAGTTCCTTACCCAGCTTCCGATGGTCGCGGAGCTTTGCCTCTTCCAGCCGCCGCAGATGTTCCTTCAATTCCTCCGGCGTGGCGAAGGCCGTCCCGTAAATTCGGGTCAACATGACGTTCTTTTCGTTGCCGCGCCAGTACGCGCCGGCCAGGGAGAGCAGT encodes:
- the thrS gene encoding threonine--tRNA ligase; translation: MLKFENKGKSCELRKESVRVSEILAELGLLKKALAGKVEGELLDLSREIFPKNEGVHSALAIEPVLATSEEGLEILRHSTAHLMAQAVERLHPGAKFGIGPCVKDGFYYDIDLPTPLTDQDLPAIEEEMRKLAGSGEKIERVDMAKDEALTFFQKRGDLYKVELISELDVPTVSIYKQGDYVDLCRGPHVPDTSWLRNFKLLSLAGAYWRGNEKNVMLTRIYGTAFATPEELKEHLRRLEEAKLRDHRKLGKELDLFSLHDEGQGFPFFHPKGMVIINCLLDFWRREHTKRGYDEIRTPLILDRSLWLQSGHWDHYKENMYFTEIDEKPFAIKPMNCPGGMLVYKSQIHSYRDLPLKMAELGIVHRHERSGALHGLMRVRCFTQDDAHLYCTPDQVKQGVIGIMALCDYIYKDVFGFNYRVELSTRPENSMGEAAQWEAAEDALREALESSEIPYRVNEGDGAFYGPKIDFHLEDCIGRTWQCGTIQLDFQMPERFDLTYVGADGKEHRPVMLHRTVLGSVERFLGILIEHYAGAFPFWIAPVQVKLIPIQTSGSASPENCVSHEKFVQELAEIFKGWGLRVEIDGRDEKLGKRIRDAQLQKVPYMIVVGDKEVESRQVAVRERVKGDLGSMSLDMFKSVCKAEFSPLKS